The following proteins come from a genomic window of Sulfitobacter indolifex:
- a CDS encoding cytochrome c-type biogenesis protein, with protein sequence MKRLLLILTLLASPLWAVQPDEILADPALEARARQLSQGLRCLVCRNESIDESNASLARDLRLLLRERLVAGDSDAEAVDFIVARYGEYVLLSPRATGANWLLWGAGPLMLLLGGGLGLVYLRSRARAKTATEAPLSPEEEARLRDILDT encoded by the coding sequence ATGAAACGCCTTTTGTTAATCCTCACGTTGCTGGCAAGCCCGCTTTGGGCGGTACAGCCTGACGAGATTTTGGCAGATCCCGCGTTAGAAGCGCGCGCGCGACAGCTGAGCCAAGGGCTGCGCTGCCTTGTTTGCCGTAACGAGAGCATCGACGAAAGCAATGCGAGCCTTGCCCGAGACCTGCGGCTGCTCCTGCGGGAGCGGTTGGTCGCGGGTGATAGTGACGCGGAAGCGGTGGATTTCATTGTAGCGCGCTATGGTGAGTATGTGCTGCTGAGCCCCCGGGCCACGGGCGCGAATTGGTTGCTTTGGGGGGCAGGGCCGCTGATGCTTTTACTCGGCGGTGGGCTGGGGCTGGTTTATCTACGTAGCCGCGCGCGCGCCAAGACGGCCACAGAGGCACCGCTTTCGCCCGAAGAAGAGGCCCGCCTGCGAGATATTCTAGATACCTGA
- a CDS encoding enoyl-CoA hydratase-related protein, whose amino-acid sequence MDYETITYALTDDIALITLNRADKMNALTTQMRAELNHAVTEGGREGRVVVLTGAGRAFCSGQDLADRAGGVADLEKTLREEYAPLLRAIINCPVPTIAAVNGPAAGAGANIALAADVVFASESAYFMQAFTRIGLIPDAGGTYALPRQMGMAKAMGAALFADKITARQADDWGMIWQAVPDSEFDAHWRAKAAQLASGPTAAYAETKKAIRASWDNGLEDQLSLEAEAQGRCGKSHDFAEGVTAFTQKRSPKFQGR is encoded by the coding sequence ATGGACTATGAAACGATCACCTATGCGTTGACGGATGACATCGCGCTGATCACGCTTAACCGCGCTGATAAGATGAACGCTTTGACCACTCAGATGCGGGCTGAGCTTAATCATGCTGTGACCGAAGGCGGGCGCGAGGGGCGGGTCGTTGTGCTGACGGGTGCCGGACGGGCCTTTTGTTCGGGGCAGGATCTGGCAGACAGGGCAGGCGGCGTGGCCGATCTAGAAAAGACCCTGCGCGAGGAATACGCACCGTTGCTGCGCGCCATTATCAACTGTCCGGTGCCGACAATTGCCGCTGTGAATGGGCCAGCAGCAGGCGCGGGCGCCAATATCGCGCTGGCCGCCGATGTCGTATTCGCCAGTGAGAGCGCTTATTTCATGCAGGCCTTCACCCGTATCGGCCTTATTCCTGATGCAGGCGGCACCTATGCACTGCCGCGCCAGATGGGCATGGCCAAAGCCATGGGGGCCGCGCTTTTTGCCGATAAGATCACAGCGCGTCAGGCAGACGACTGGGGAATGATTTGGCAGGCGGTACCCGATAGCGAGTTTGACGCCCATTGGCGGGCCAAGGCGGCGCAACTCGCCAGTGGGCCGACCGCCGCCTATGCGGAGACGAAAAAGGCGATCCGTGCGTCTTGGGACAATGGGTTGGAAGATCAACTGTCGCTTGAGGCCGAGGCACAGGGCCGGTGTGGCAAATCGCATGACTTTGCCGAAGGGGTCACGGCCTTCACGCAAAAGCGCAGCCCCAAGTTTCAGGGCCGCTGA
- a CDS encoding citrate synthase: MTNNNKTATLTIDDKTYELPIHSPTDGPDVLDIRKLYAQAGVFTYDPGFTSTAACDSTITFIDGDKGVLLHRGYPIEQLASKSHYLEVCYLLLYGELPGPKALEEFECLVTNHTMLHEQMMNFFRGFRRDAHPMAIMVGVVGAMSAFYHDSTDINDEHQREVATIRLIAKMPTIAAMAYKYTIGQPFIYPRNDLDYASNFLRMCFAVPAEDHEVNPILSRAMDRIFTLHADHEQNASTSTVRLASSSGANPFACIAAGIACLWGPAHGGANQACLEMLKEIGTPDRIPEFIARAKDKNDPFRLMGFGHRVYKNHDPRATVMKESADEVLELMGVENNPILQVAKELEKAALEDPYFAEKKLFPNVDFYSGIILEAMGFPTSMFTPIFALARTVGWISQWKEQISDPQLKIGRPRQLYLGEDKRDYVDIENR; the protein is encoded by the coding sequence ATGACCAATAATAATAAAACCGCAACGCTGACGATCGACGACAAGACCTACGAGCTGCCGATCCACAGCCCGACCGACGGGCCTGATGTGCTCGACATTCGCAAGCTCTATGCGCAGGCGGGCGTCTTTACCTATGACCCGGGCTTTACCTCGACCGCGGCCTGCGACAGCACGATCACCTTTATCGATGGTGACAAAGGTGTGCTGCTCCATCGTGGCTACCCGATCGAACAACTGGCAAGCAAATCGCACTACCTCGAAGTTTGCTATCTGCTGCTCTACGGTGAACTGCCCGGCCCCAAAGCGCTGGAAGAATTCGAATGCTTGGTGACCAATCACACCATGCTGCACGAGCAGATGATGAATTTCTTCCGTGGTTTCCGCCGCGATGCGCACCCGATGGCCATCATGGTCGGTGTGGTCGGCGCGATGTCGGCATTCTACCATGACAGCACCGACATCAACGATGAGCACCAGCGCGAGGTCGCCACGATCCGCTTGATCGCGAAAATGCCGACGATTGCGGCAATGGCCTATAAATACACCATTGGTCAGCCCTTTATCTATCCGCGCAACGATCTCGACTATGCGTCGAACTTCTTGCGCATGTGTTTTGCCGTGCCCGCCGAAGATCATGAGGTAAACCCGATCCTAAGCCGCGCGATGGACCGGATTTTCACTCTCCATGCCGATCACGAGCAGAACGCATCGACCTCGACAGTGCGTCTGGCGTCTTCTTCGGGTGCGAACCCCTTCGCTTGTATCGCCGCTGGCATCGCCTGCCTTTGGGGCCCGGCGCATGGTGGTGCGAACCAAGCCTGCCTGGAAATGCTCAAGGAGATCGGCACGCCCGATCGCATCCCTGAGTTCATCGCCCGCGCGAAAGACAAGAACGATCCATTCCGCCTGATGGGCTTTGGTCACCGCGTCTACAAAAACCACGACCCGCGCGCGACTGTGATGAAAGAGAGCGCCGACGAGGTTCTGGAGCTGATGGGGGTCGAGAACAACCCGATCCTTCAGGTTGCGAAAGAGCTGGAAAAAGCGGCGTTGGAAGACCCGTATTTCGCGGAGAAGAAGCTTTTCCCGAACGTCGACTTCTATTCGGGCATCATCCTCGAAGCGATGGGCTTCCCCACCTCGATGTTCACGCCGATCTTCGCCCTTGCGCGGACCGTGGGCTGGATTTCGCAGTGGAAAGAACAGATCAGCGATCCGCAGCTTAAAATTGGCCGTCCACGTCAGCTGTATCTTGGTGAGGACAAACGCGATTACGTCGATATCGAGAACCGCTGA
- a CDS encoding heme lyase CcmF/NrfE family subunit has protein sequence MITELGHFALVLAFGVALVQMVVPMWGAWRGRAAWMAVAEPAAGAQFILIALAFGALMWAFITSDFSLRLVVANSHSAKPMLYKISGTWGNHEGSMLLWVLIVALFGAMAAWFGGNLPPRLRARVLSVQAAIGVAFLAFILFTSNPFLRMGTPPFDGQDLNPLLQDPGLAFHPPFLYLGYVGLSMAFSFAVAALIEGRVDAAWGRWVRPWTLAAWVFLTIGIALGSWWAYYELGWGGFWFWDPVENASFMPWLLAAALLHSAIVVEKRESLKSWTILLAILAFGFSLIGTFIVRSGLLTSVHAFANDPERGVFILAILGFFTGGALILYSLRASALEAKGVFGLLSRETALVVNNLLLAVACFVVFVGTMWPLVAEMFLDRKLSVGPPFFNAAFTPFMVALGLILPIGSAMPWKRAKVMRALYPLRYVFLLALALGGLAFAMQSGRGLLGPVGMFLGAWLIMGTVVDVMQRLGRGPGKLRRLRRLPRADWGKATAHGGLGVTMAGIAGLMAWAVDDIRVAQLKEPFNVGSYTLTLHNVSEERGPNYLTTIAELSLAQDGKTIATLRPEKRFYPVAQMPTTEAAIDYNLARDVYVVIGDAQDGGGWAVRTYIKPMTNWIWIGCALMALGGVLSLSDRRFRIAAGARKQPAGVPAE, from the coding sequence TTTATCCTGATTGCGCTGGCCTTTGGCGCGCTGATGTGGGCCTTTATTACATCGGATTTCAGCTTGCGACTGGTCGTGGCCAACAGCCATTCCGCCAAGCCGATGCTCTATAAAATCAGCGGCACATGGGGCAATCACGAAGGTTCGATGTTGCTCTGGGTGCTCATCGTGGCGCTTTTTGGGGCGATGGCCGCGTGGTTTGGTGGCAATCTGCCGCCGCGCTTGCGCGCCCGGGTGCTGTCGGTACAGGCGGCGATTGGCGTGGCTTTTCTTGCGTTTATCCTCTTCACCTCCAACCCGTTCCTGCGCATGGGCACGCCGCCCTTTGACGGCCAAGACCTGAACCCGCTGTTGCAAGACCCCGGATTGGCCTTTCATCCGCCGTTTCTCTATCTCGGCTATGTCGGCCTTAGCATGGCATTTAGCTTTGCCGTGGCGGCGCTGATTGAAGGGCGCGTTGATGCCGCTTGGGGCCGTTGGGTGCGTCCTTGGACGCTGGCGGCTTGGGTTTTCCTGACCATTGGCATCGCGCTTGGGTCTTGGTGGGCCTATTATGAGCTTGGCTGGGGCGGTTTCTGGTTCTGGGATCCGGTTGAGAATGCCAGCTTCATGCCGTGGCTTCTGGCAGCAGCGCTGTTGCATTCGGCCATCGTGGTGGAAAAGCGCGAGAGTCTGAAAAGCTGGACCATCCTGCTGGCCATCCTTGCATTTGGATTTTCGCTAATCGGTACATTTATCGTGCGTTCGGGGCTGCTGACCTCGGTTCACGCTTTCGCAAATGACCCTGAACGTGGGGTGTTTATCCTTGCCATTCTGGGATTTTTTACCGGCGGCGCTTTGATACTCTACTCCCTGCGCGCCTCTGCACTTGAGGCCAAGGGCGTCTTTGGTCTGCTCAGCCGTGAGACCGCCTTGGTGGTGAACAATCTGCTGCTAGCTGTGGCTTGTTTCGTTGTTTTTGTTGGCACGATGTGGCCGCTGGTGGCCGAGATGTTCCTTGATCGCAAACTAAGCGTCGGCCCGCCGTTCTTTAACGCCGCGTTTACGCCCTTCATGGTAGCGCTAGGGCTCATCTTGCCGATTGGCAGCGCCATGCCGTGGAAACGTGCCAAAGTCATGCGCGCCCTCTATCCGCTGCGCTATGTCTTCTTGTTGGCGCTGGCGCTTGGCGGATTGGCATTTGCGATGCAATCCGGGCGCGGGTTGCTTGGGCCGGTGGGCATGTTCCTCGGGGCATGGCTGATCATGGGCACGGTGGTGGATGTGATGCAGCGCCTTGGCCGGGGGCCGGGAAAGCTGCGCCGCTTGCGACGCTTGCCGCGTGCTGATTGGGGCAAGGCCACGGCACATGGCGGTTTGGGCGTTACGATGGCCGGGATTGCGGGGCTGATGGCCTGGGCGGTGGATGACATCCGCGTCGCCCAGCTTAAAGAGCCTTTCAACGTGGGCAGCTATACGCTGACCCTGCACAATGTGAGTGAGGAGCGGGGGCCAAACTACCTGACCACCATTGCAGAGCTTTCCTTGGCGCAGGACGGCAAGACGATTGCCACCCTTCGGCCAGAGAAACGTTTTTATCCTGTGGCGCAGATGCCGACGACCGAGGCGGCGATCGACTATAACCTCGCGCGCGATGTTTATGTGGTGATCGGCGATGCACAGGACGGCGGTGGTTGGGCTGTGCGGACCTATATCAAGCCGATGACCAATTGGATCTGGATCGGTTGCGCGCTGATGGCGCTTGGCGGGGTCTTGAGCCTGAGCGACCGGCGCTTCCGAATTGCGGCGGGTGCGCGCAAGCAGCCAGCGGGCGTGCCCGCAGAATGA
- the gltX gene encoding glutamate--tRNA ligase codes for MNAPVVTRFAPSPTGFLHIGGARTALFNWLYARGRGGKFLLRIEDTDRARSTPEATEAILKGMAWLGLDHDGEIVSQFENAPRHAEVANELLAQGKAYKCFASQDEITAFREAAKAEGRSTLYRSPWRDADPASHPDAPYVIRIKAPLEGTTVIRDQVQGDVTIRNDQLDDMILLRSDGTPVYMLAVVVDDHDMGVTHVVRGDDHLNNAARQMMIYEAMGWEVPVWAHIPLIHGADGKKLSKRHGALGAQEYQVMGFPAAGMRNYLARLGWSHGDDEFFTDAQAQDWFDLNGIRKSPAQFDLKKLENLCGQHIAQADDAALRREIEAYLDAAGLPSLTEAQAEGLERAMYCLKDRAKTFPELLEKATFVLAVRPITPDEKAAKNLDTVSRGILSELTPQLQNASWNKETLEEVLNGIAAAQDTKFGKLAGPLRAALAGRAVTPSVFDMMLVLGRDETLARLTDAAA; via the coding sequence ATGAACGCCCCCGTCGTGACCCGTTTCGCCCCTTCGCCCACCGGGTTTTTGCACATCGGCGGTGCCCGCACCGCCCTGTTTAACTGGCTGTATGCGCGCGGCCGTGGTGGTAAGTTCCTGCTGCGTATCGAAGACACCGACCGCGCGCGCTCCACGCCCGAGGCGACAGAAGCGATTCTGAAAGGGATGGCGTGGCTGGGTCTGGACCACGACGGCGAGATCGTCAGCCAGTTTGAGAATGCGCCCCGCCATGCCGAAGTGGCAAATGAACTTCTGGCTCAGGGCAAAGCCTACAAATGTTTCGCATCCCAAGATGAAATCACAGCCTTCCGTGAGGCGGCCAAGGCCGAAGGCCGCAGCACGCTTTACCGCTCTCCTTGGCGGGACGCCGATCCGGCGAGCCACCCCGACGCGCCGTATGTGATCCGCATCAAGGCACCGCTGGAAGGCACCACCGTGATCCGCGATCAGGTTCAGGGCGATGTGACAATTCGCAATGACCAGCTCGACGATATGATCCTGCTGCGCTCCGACGGCACGCCGGTCTATATGTTGGCTGTTGTGGTGGACGATCACGACATGGGCGTAACCCATGTTGTCCGTGGCGACGATCATCTGAACAATGCCGCCCGGCAGATGATGATCTATGAGGCGATGGGCTGGGAAGTGCCGGTCTGGGCGCATATTCCATTGATCCATGGTGCGGATGGCAAGAAGCTCTCCAAGCGTCACGGCGCGTTGGGCGCACAGGAATATCAGGTTATGGGTTTCCCGGCCGCTGGCATGCGGAACTACCTCGCGCGGCTGGGGTGGAGCCACGGCGATGATGAATTTTTCACTGACGCGCAGGCGCAAGATTGGTTTGACCTTAACGGTATCCGCAAAAGCCCCGCGCAATTTGACCTGAAAAAGCTGGAAAACCTCTGCGGTCAGCATATCGCACAGGCGGATGATGCCGCGCTGCGGCGCGAAATCGAAGCCTATTTGGATGCTGCCGGTCTACCTTCCCTTACGGAAGCCCAAGCCGAGGGTTTGGAGCGTGCCATGTATTGCCTCAAAGATCGCGCGAAGACTTTCCCGGAACTTCTTGAAAAAGCGACCTTTGTTCTTGCCGTGCGTCCAATCACCCCGGACGAGAAAGCAGCGAAGAACCTCGATACGGTATCCCGTGGCATACTGTCGGAATTGACGCCGCAATTGCAAAATGCTAGCTGGAACAAAGAAACGCTGGAGGAGGTACTGAACGGCATTGCTGCCGCGCAGGACACCAAGTTCGGCAAGCTGGCAGGGCCCCTTCGGGCGGCCTTGGCTGGCAGGGCAGTCACCCCATCGGTTTTTGACATGATGTTGGTGCTGGGGCGCGATGAAACCCTTGCCCGACTGACAGATGCTGCGGCCTAA